The genomic segment GTCCAGCCAGAGCCTCCGGTCCACAGCCCCTTCACCAAGCGCCATCCCTACCAGCCCACCACCTCCGTGTTGGACGccttcctccccccttcctcaGTTTCCTCCTCCCTGCCCTCACAGAGCAGCCCCTCGTCCCACATGGCGCCCCCTGTGTCTGCCCTCCCCAAGATGGCGGTGCCCCCTGACTCATCGGATGCTCAGGGTTCCAGCCCCCTGCCACTGCAGCAGCACAAGCTCAAGCAACAGAAGAAGAGAACCTCCATCACCACCAAGGTAACAGCTCAACCCTGATATAAGGACAATGTAAACTGAGTGAATGGCTGGTCATGCTGCACCTAATTTCTAATTATTTTCGCAGCAAACAGTGAGCACACATTCACTTTACTTTCATCACTGTTAGCCTAACCCCTATGTTTCCCTCCCTAACTCTGCTTACCTTTTCATAAATAGTTACCTTGCTTTCCCTGACGTCAACCATATCTTTATTATATTTTATTCCAGATCCCAGCGATGGCGGTGGAAATGCCTGGCTCGGCAGACATCTCTGGGCTGAACCTGCAGTTTGGAGCACTGCAGTTTGGCTCTGAACCTGTGCTCCAGGAGTACGACAGtgcccccactaccaccaccacaccaggAAGCCAGGTTCAAAACAGCCTCTACACAAGCCCCAGCTGGTGAGCACACATCGGTCATACCAGACACTGCAAAATTGGTGTAAGATATGAGTCGTATACAGCTATAACaccacactcacatacacacgtgTGGGGCACCAGTGTCAAAGTGGGCCCACTTTGATGCTGGACCCCTTTTCTTTTGTCAAAGTAGCCCATGGCTTTATCTAATCTCTCTGCTTGTTGTCCTTCAGTGAGGCGATTCCCTCCAACCCCAGTCAGATTGACATGTACGACCAGAGGGCTCCCCAGGCCCGGCGCTTCCCCACCCCTGTCTCCTCCCCGCAGAAAGAGGTGAGCCTCCATTAATTCCTCCATTCATATTGCTCTGCCTCCTTGAGATTAATTCCTCTATTCATATTGCTTTGATTCTTAGAGAAATACAAAATAAAGCAATTTCTCTGTTTTTCACTTTTCTTTGTTTGGCTCCCTCTGCTATTGAATAGTCTGTTGCTATAGAAACGACTCCCCTATATTAGTGTACCCTAACAAGCCCGCCTGAACTTGTTTTTTCAGAATGGATTCAATTCGATACAGACGCATTCTGTGGAAGGTGAGTCATTTTGGTAGCTGTGTGGGTTTGCAGTGAAGGAAATCTAAATATGTTGTGTTTATGGCCGGCATGGCAATCATGTGAGTGGTAATCCGCTAACATGCATTGTAATGCATTTCCTGGGTGTAGgataacctgttgaggacagacgttccgcctgcggaacccctagccaacagccaatggcatcgcacggcgtgaaatacaaaaccaactaaaataccacaattcaattttctcaaacgtTCAAtgattttacaccattttaaagataagactcgttaatctaaccacattgtctgatttcaaaaaggctttacagcgaaagcaaaacattagattatgttagagtacatagacacaaataatcacagccattttccaagcaagcatatatgtcacataaacccaaaccacagctaaatgcagcactaacctttgatcttcatcagatgacactcctaggacattgttatacaatacatgcatgttttgttcaatcaagttcatatttatatcaaaaaccagctttttacattagcatgtgatgttcagaactagcatacccaccgcaaacttccggtgaatttactaaattactcatgataaacgttgacaaaatacataattgttttaagaattatagatacagaactcctttatgcaattgcggtgtcagattttaaaatagcttttcggcgaaagcacattttgcaatattctgagtagatggctcggccatcacagctagctattttgacacccaccaagtttggggctcactaaactcagaattactataagaaaaattggattacctttgctgttctttgtcagaatgcactcccaggacttctacttcaacaacaaatgttgttttggttccaaataatccatagttatattcaaatagctccgttttgttcaagCGTTCAGGTGACTATCCTAAGGGTGACGctcgagcgcatttcgtgacaaaaaaattcaaaatattccattaccgtacttagaagcatgtcaaacgctgtttaaaatcaatttttatgctatttgtcttgtaaaatagcgataatattccaaccgggcaacgttgtattcattcaaaggccgaaagaaaaaaattgagtagtctcgtgaacgcgcatctcagtctcactgtttccaggctgaccacttacaaattctgctgctgttctttgcccagagacagcagacaccccatttcactttctggcggctttagagagccaatggaagccttagaaaatgtcacgttacagcacagatgctgtattttcgatagagatgcaacagaaggataacaaattgtcagacagggcacttcctgtatggaatcttctcaggttttggcctgccatatgagttatgttatactcagacaccattcaaacagttttagaaacttttgagttttctatccaaatctactaattatatgcatattctagtttctgggcaggagtagtaaccagattaaattaaGTACGTTGTTTTTATCTGgcggtgaaaatactgccccctatcccaaaagtTAAGTACTCGGGGACCATGCCTGTTGTTTTGTGGTCCTCTATTAGTATTTTATGGCTATTCACCCATTTTCCCTAAAAGTAGATACAGTTTGGAATGGCAATCTGCCCTATTAGACAGTGTTTATTCTGGAGCTGTCGTCCATCTGGGTTGACACTAATCCCagactcctttctctccctctctgtacttCCTGTGTGTGTCCAGCTGCAGCAGGCTCTGCAGTGTCTGTGAAGTCGGCCTCTGATTCGGCCACGCCTGCGTCAGTCTCCATGGCTACATTGACAGACAGTGGCTCAGGGCCCGTATCCTTGTTGACCACATCCAATCAGTTGTCGCACTGCGCTCTGGGGCACAATGAAGACCTGCCCCCGAATACCATGCCTCAGCACAGCAAGTAAGATGCCACCCTGAAGGGCTTGAGTAATTTGAAGAGTTTGGATTGTATTAGTGCCAGTGGATAATGGTTCTTTATTCAACTAAATTGATGGACGATCGTTTGTTCTTTCAGTTCCCTTTCAACACAACAGAAAAGTCTCCCGCCATCCCAAGTCCGCACATCCAACACCAGTCTAatggtgagtgtgtgagagaagaGATTGCATTTCCTGTGATGGATGCATCAAGTACTTCTTAACCTAACCTAGTGGGTATTTAATCTTGTTTATCATAATCATCTcttctctccattcatccatcattACAGCACCAGAGCATAGAGGACTCCAGCTTGCActcttcctccttcccttcctctgtcTCGGCGGTCCCCTCTTCCTCGGTCCTCTCTTCCTCGTCGGTGGTTTCAGCAGCTCAGCAGATCTCCATGGGGGCCCCTCAGCCCTCTTCAGTGAACACAGTGTCTCAGTCAGCCCCCTCGGGCTTGGGCCCCGTGAGCAACCTAGTGGCCATGGGCCTCCACACAGTAGCCTCCATGGGACCTCCAGCCGTTGCCTCCGCAGCCATGTCCACAGGAGCACAAGCCCAGGCTATCGCTTCCTCCGCCTCCTCACGCAGCTCTGCAGTCTCCTCAGGTTAGACATGGATTGTTGGTAaaaatctgtgtcccaaatggcacccagttcactatatagtgcactacttttgactggagccctatgtgccctggtctaatgtccacagccagaagaggactggccacccctcatagcctggttcctctctaggtttcttcctaggttttggcttttctagggagtttttcctagccaccgtgcttctacacctgcattgcttgctgtttggggttttagtttctgtacagcactttgagatatcagctgatgtaagaagggctatataaatacatttgatttagggaatagggtgccatttgggacgcagttaGGGTCTGGTTTAGATTTGAGTTGTGATGGGGTGTGTTGtatgctttttttttttcttctaatacTATAATTTCCATCCTATTATTtcacatgttttttttgtcttgtttttgcTGGTCTCTTTACAGGGAAAGCACCTCCTAACCTTCCTCCTGGAGTACCCCCTCTGCTTCCCAACCCATACATTATGGCCCCCGGACTACTGCATGCCTACCCTGTAAGTACACCTCACGGTCTCTGTCAACTAAACCTGCCTTTAGGTCATGTAAATCATGAGGTCTATCgaagtgtgactgactgactgcttaGATCTGCACATATCGTCAATCTATATTCAGTTTTTTACACTTTCTTAAAAGTTCAGATTTTGTGCTTCATAATGGTATACTGCAAttggataggataaagtaatccttctaacccccccccccttaaaagatttagatgcactattgtaaagtggttgttccactggatatcataaggtgaatgcaccaatttgtaagtcgctctgaataagagcgtctacatttacatttaagtcatttagcagtgtAAATGGAGGGAAATACCGAAAGTACATTTTTCCCCCTATTGTCTTGTTTCTCAGCCTCAGGTGTATGGCTATGATGACCTACAGATGCTCCAGACAAGAATACCATTGGTGAGTCTAAGCTATCTGGATGTAACCCATCCATGCGTGGACTGGCCAGATATGACTTTTGCTAGTAACCGCTAGTTATTTAAAGATGTGAACAACTCTTCTTGGAACTCGTCTGTTTCCAGGAACTTTGCAACGTGATGCAATGGGATATATAGTCTCATAATCCTTTCGTACTAGTAAAAACTGAGCCTCTTCTGTCTTCTCAGGATTACTATAGCATCCCGTTTGCCACCCCCAACACAGCACTGACTGGCAGAGACGGCAGCCTGAGCAACAACCCTTACTCTGGTAAGCCCCATTCTAACCTCCATCTGTGGTCTCTAACTCTACTTTCCTATTCTATGGTCTATGTACAGAGTGCTAACAGTGACAGGAGCGCTTTGGTGTTGGGAACAAACACGCATCAGTTGACCCTGACTTGCGTCTCATGTCTATGCAGGGGGACAGTGGTGCTAGAACAATGTGCAGCTGGCACCAGATAGTCAGACCTTATTCACTGTGACTAACTGATCTCAATGACTCCACCTCCCCATTGCTTGAACACAATGGAAGTTGTCACTTTTTTGCACTCATCCCCCTTTCACTCACTCTATTCACACTTTACCTTATTCTTTGCTTCCTCCCCCCCATTCCCCTCCGGGCAGGTGACTTATCAAAGTTTGGTCGAGGTGATGCGTCGTCCCCGGCGCCGGCCACCACGTTGGCCCAGCAGACGCAGCAGAACCAGAGCCAGACGCACCACAACACGCAGCAGCCTTTCCTCAACCCAGCGCTGCCCCCGGGCTACAGCTACACCAGCCTGCCCTACTACACCGGCGTGCCGGGCCTGCCCAACACCTTCCAGTACGGCCCCGCAATGTTCCCGGTGAGGTTTCACATTTGTCTGggtgtatacattttttttaaattaagtttATGAAGTTAACTAGAGTGTGTTGTCCTGATACATGTACAAATGCATTTTGTAATTTCAATTGCGAACTGTCTTAATTTATAATCGGGACACTAATGTACTGTAAACAGTTTTTCGCTTTAATTGAGAGAATCCAGTATGCTTTAAAAGGAATTTTAAATGGCATGTGTTAGCAGCTGATTTTTTTACATATGATAGTCAGCGAATTATATTACTTTCACCCCTAACCTGTGTGGGTTTGTAGGTGGCTCCTACCTCGTCGAAGCAGCACGGTGTGAACGTTGGAGTCAATGCCTCGGCAACTGCCTTCCAGCAGGCCAGCGGCTACGGTTCCCATGGTTACAACACTGGTAAGACTCACACCCTGTGGAACGGCATCTGTTCAGGGGTCATTCAGTGCACTGTACATACTGATATACATACTGATATAATGGCTATCTACACTACATGCAACTGAAAGTCAGTTTAGTTGACAATGCGTGCTTTCACTTTGATATTTAATAGGCCTCTCACATTCAAAGGTTTGTTGGGTTTGATGCCACATGTGCCTGTACATAAGCCTGCTAAGGCTGACATTGCCCACATTACCGGTCTACATCAACTGTTCTTCAACATGGCTAGTGGATGAAATGGCATGAACTCCAACCTTTCTAATCAGGCATGCATTGCCACAGCAGGGTTTCCATTAGCCAGTAATAGCCGGCTTTTGGCTGTTCAAAAATTGAGAAGCTGATGAAATTAGCACCGCCCAATTGTTCGGGAGAAGAAAAATCCCATTGTGAAGTAATGCTTTTTTTtgcctattcattgatggaaatgcCAGTTGATGTAAATTTGACCGGTCATACTTTTCGGTCTGTGTTAATTTGCATAATTATGTGGAATTAAGTTGGCATGTGAGTGTATATTCATTATGCATCACATGCATACAGAGCCTTTGGGTGTAAAATCTGTCCGACAGCTCTTTTATAAGCCTGCTCATTgcgcaacaattctaaatgcaatcgtgTGTTAAAAATAGTTTTTGGCCCACGATTTAAgagctatttttatttctcaactggcaATTGAAACACGCTTTTCATTCACCATTCAAATGCATAGGCAACCACTTAGCATTGAGCTAGAGGCAGTATGTATTTTGAAAACATGTagctacttaattgtttgaaatgtGGACATTTTACTGCAAATTAGGAGGTATGTTTTACctctcttcaaagtagcctagccaaaatcaaACCATAtctgtggaggcaattattttaataCTTCTTAATACTTATTATTttaatatgccattgaaaccagtagcctatttctctcatgttctaCTGGTTTtgaactttctttcattgtctggTAGCCAAATGTATGTTGCCTACTgccatgtgtgcattgctgcTCTAATGTTTATAaacagtttatcaacattttaagctaataGTTCTGATCAGATTCATTGCTTTAAAGTAGGTAGGTTATTTCTTTCtagacaagctgaccaatagaataagtACACTTtactactatgggggatagtagttAGACATATGCTCATAAGCGGCACGTCCATAAGCCTAGGGGGAAAGTCTCAACAGTCGGCctatcttattggcaccagcGGAGAGCATCCTTGTTCAACGTACGTTTTTGGGACAATCATTTCCTCCAGTTTAGATGGATGTCATATTCTATTTCTCTTCTCCTCGTAGACCAATTATATGGTCAAAGTTTTGCTAATTGTTATGTTTGCCAGTGTTAGCCTACTCTGCTATCCTGTAATTTGTcgtatgaaaaaaaaatattttcaatgTCTCAAAGTGTAGGAGAATTGCATGAATTGTGTTTCCTGTGCAAAGAAAGGAACGTATCTGCTATAGCACATGCTCAGCCATGCATTGAGCAGTCTTTTTTTGGAGAACAGTGTATTATATTATTAGCTGAAATAATGACTgtccaatctactcatcacattacaaATAGTAGGCCATCTTACATAAGTCTGTAAATACGATGATGCACCTTTATTAAAgctgcatttttatggtgaaaatttgCTTCCCCAAACTTGGAACTCGCGCTCACCTATGCGAAGGCAAGTGATTATGCTgtttgttggctgaggaaaagtaaacgTGGACAGTTCTAATGTGTTCAAAGTGCGCGGTAAGGACACACATCATTGCATCTTTGACTTGAATGTTATGTTAAGGTTAATTGGCATAATCTGTTTGATTTCTGTCATTTTGAGCACttattttttgttattatttattacaaaaaacacaaggggaaacaaagtattagaacatgaaggacaaacaatacagcatcaagacactatcaaacatatatcagtctttccgcaacagagccatccttgtgtgagggtgcgtgtgtATGATGGTAATATAAAATGTCATAGGTTCCTTTTTCAGGATCACAACCTTGTGAAACccaaaccctccaagatccccccccacagttccccaatagctgtccctcaaccattcgagacccctcccacagccccccgaagaaaaaaattatacaattaactccattccccacccccaagaaccccccccaATGCACCATTTTGAGCACTGTTGGTGGATGCCTAATCAGGttatgcacccaatgcatatgtgGCCATCTgaatttctcaaatgtctggtAAATTTTCAAATGCTCCTGGTCAAATGTCCGGCGCCACATTTtcataacggaaaccctgagCCACAGTCACTGTTGTTGACCAGCTGGTATGGACTTGTTTCTGTTACTTGGAGACAAACTGCCTGCTGCCTCGGTTACCATCAAACCATTCGAACGACACCAACCCTGAGTGCTGTCTGGTATGGGCCAGCTATAGTGATCTGGGACCAATATTGATTATTAGTTCGAGGCTCCTTGTGATTCGGTTCATTTTTTTGCAGGGTGTGCGTTTATAAGACTTTTCTGAAATGGGAGTTATGTTTCTGCAACTCTCATTATTCTTTTGAATGGGGAAGGCTATATAGTTTAACCGTGTACCTTTTTTTGTTAGTACGGTCATTTGTTCTATTTTAGTAGTTTGAGTTAAAGTGAATTGTATCGATGGCCCTTTTACTACATATATTTCGGGGGAGTAGGGTGGTGGGTGTTCTGTTGCTTTTGCCTATCATTGCTTGCTTCTGCTCATTCAACAACTGGAGTTGGGCTTCCGGCTACACCCTCCACCTTCCACCCCCTCCCACATGGAGGTCATCTTAAAActtccatctctccacctctatCCTTTCacctctatccttccatcatccctctatccttccatcatcctatctctctccctcaatccacTTGGTCACACAGCACCTTCTGCTATCTGCACCACCTTCTGCTTCCTGCCTCCACCCCGCCTGACACCCCCTAACCCTGCCTGGTGTGTCTAACGCTGTGGGCTGCGTCTGACTGTTTCAGGCTATGAGGATATGGGCCAGGCTTCAGGGAGTGGGGATTTCTGTAAGGGTGGATACGGCACTGCCGTGGCCGCCGCCGCTTCTGCACAAAACAAGCAAGCCAGCTCTGTCAGCGGGCCTGGAGTCGGTGAGTGCCGCCACACGCCAACCCTCACTTCCTCGCGCCGTCATCACCTCATCCTCTCACTCATCGCTGCTTACCGTCTGCACCACACAAATGCCCGTTATGCAGTCAACCGCCACCCTCTGCCTCCATGCCCCAATACTACCACTTAACAGTTGACTAGCCCTGGTCCATGCACACTCTGCTGCCAGCTTTCCACCAACGTGTGCTTGCTTAAATGTATGTGTCAGCAGTACCTCTCTGCCCGCTGTCATGTGTGGTTGACACAGGATACACACACCAAGGGTGGTGAACGAGTGATAACATGGAGGCCCTGCCTGTTGAACGGCCATGCTCTGAAATGGGGACAGGAGACTGGGGTATGAAGGTATCATGTTTACAAAGTGATACTCTTCATCTACAGCAGATAAAAGGGAATGTGTTATTTTTATGTAGTTAAAGTGAATTTCCTGAGTTTGATGCTAATGCTAGGTAACGGTAAACTGGAGTTGTTTGAGTGACCGCCGGAGGTTAGAATCTCGGGTTTTTCTGTTCTCTGTGCCGCACATTTGTTGACCCTGTCCTGCGTTGACCCTCCATGGCGATACAGGGGGACTAACCTAACGCATCAGGCGTAAAAGAAACGCCTGAGCAGGTTGGAAGAAACCGGAAGCATCGGGTTTTCAGGCTTTGTCTCTTCTCTGCTTTTCCCTTGAAATGGATGCTTCCGACCTCCGAGTGCAGTGGGATAGTGGTGTGCTAGAAATATACGGAGCCGCCACCAGATAGTCAGACCCTCATCGCCATGGCTGACTGGAACTGATACACTGCCACATCTTTCTTTGCATcctccttccccccccccccactccatcTCATTCTTTCATTCTCCTgctgcctttttttttttttttttttactccttcCCTTACATTGACGCATCTGATGCTGTGTATTAGCATCTAGTGACCATCTTCTTGAAAGTCCTGTATTGCTCCTATACAGCCTTGTACTGAGTTTTGATCCATGGTATGGAGATGGGACCTGGCAACTTCACAAAATCAATGCACATGCTTCAATGGGGCAGTCTGAGTTGTCGGAGCAAATCAAACCATGTACAAGGAGTCCTATAGGATTGATAATGGTGTAGGATCAAATCATGTAAAAGGCATTATTGTAATAGGAATGGTATAGGAGCAAATCATGTACAAGCTTTAATGTTTCTGTGTGGAGTTTCTCACCCTGCGCCTAATTAGAATGTGATACATGTTTGACAGAATTTTCATTCGAAACTGCTGCCTTAATCCTGGACCACTCTGTGGATCTGACTCCCAGGGGTTTTCTTGCCTCTCCTGCAGGGGTTGTAACCTGGTTAACTTGGTGAAGTAAATGTGTCCGAACCCCTTTGTTTCCTCTGCAGGAGTCTCGGTGACGTCAAGCAACACTGGGGTCCCAGACATTTCAGGGTCTGTttacacaaagacacagcagGTGAGAATAATGCTATAAACACTAGAATAAAACGTTATGTTCTGAAACCTACGGAAAGGATATGAAAACCAGTGTCTGTGTAGAAAAACAAGTGTAAAATCTGCAGACTTGAAAAGACGGGTGTCCGACTTTTGTTGTGTTAATCCCTTCAGCAGCAGTCTTTTGAGAAGCAGCAGGGTTTCCACGCTGGTACACCGGCAGCTTCCTTCAGCCTGCCCCCGGCCCTGGGCGGCGGTGGTCCCATCAACCCCCCAGCTGCGGCTGGTTATGCTCCAGCCCCCTTCATGCACATCCTGGCACCGCACCAGCAGCCCCACTCGCAGATCCTGCACCACCATCTGCAGCAGGATGGACAGGTACTGTGTGTGACGGCGCGACGCTATCTTGTAGAGAAATAGTTGGCACAGGATACCTTGCCTATGGTCTCTTCCTATCTTCTCTCCTAACAGAGTGGTGGCACTGGACAGCGCAGCCAGAATGCTTCGCTTCAACAGAAGACCCAGATCAACAAGTCTGCATACAACAGCTACAACTGGGGGGCCAACTAACACCCGCCCATCATCCAGCCCCCTGTCCCGAAGTCTGACAAAGGGGGGCATCCTTCCCCACAAATGGTCTCCATATAATCCCCGCTCTCCTACAGTGATCCTCTCCCCATTCTTTTGGCTCAGCACACCGACAGTACTCACCACTGCCACGGGTGGCGACGTGCTGAGGGAAAGCACTAGTGTGGCGAGGAGAGCATGGGGGCAGTCTTAAAAAGAGAGGGGGGCGGAGTtaaatggttatagtaacagatcgTTAAGAGCTGATTATTGAGTGTTTGGAAT from the Salmo trutta chromosome 36, fSalTru1.1, whole genome shotgun sequence genome contains:
- the LOC115176087 gene encoding ubiquitin-associated protein 2-like isoform X1 encodes the protein MMTSVGGNRACGSWEQQTQTGQTQHKQRPQATAEQIRLAQMISDHNDADFEEKVKQLIDITGKDQDESMIALHDCNGDVNRAINVLLEGSPDTDSWEMVGKKKGVSGQKEPGHAETGEEGKENRERGAERDVARRRGGAPRRGRGASRGREFRVQENGLDGGKAAGIAGRGTERGHRGRGRGRGGERERGRRGGRFSAQGMGQIDKGPRYDFSGDERTFNPADYAEPTQTEESYSGGSTWNNTGTLEPEEGPRIEYSAGGEGTNYQPKFDSAPCAWRSVTEEWGTEDWNEDLSETKIFTASSVVSMPLPQENVTITAGQRIDLAVLLGKTSPSSEAEAPGPIEAGQPPSLPQSLVFSNSKQPLSQTTSSSTSYTQHSMVNMLRKGFGEVGDPKGGSTGTTSGSQFLEQFKTAQALAQLAAQQSQTGQPNPTPSSWDTNSAELGQYEIKVQPEPPVHSPFTKRHPYQPTTSVLDAFLPPSSVSSSLPSQSSPSSHMAPPVSALPKMAVPPDSSDAQGSSPLPLQQHKLKQQKKRTSITTKIPAMAVEMPGSADISGLNLQFGALQFGSEPVLQEYDSAPTTTTTPGSQVQNSLYTSPSCEAIPSNPSQIDMYDQRAPQARRFPTPVSSPQKENGFNSIQTHSVEAAAGSAVSVKSASDSATPASVSMATLTDSGSGPVSLLTTSNQLSHCALGHNEDLPPNTMPQHSNSLSTQQKSLPPSQVRTSNTSLMHQSIEDSSLHSSSFPSSVSAVPSSSVLSSSSVVSAAQQISMGAPQPSSVNTVSQSAPSGLGPVSNLVAMGLHTVASMGPPAVASAAMSTGAQAQAIASSASSRSSAVSSGLFTGKAPPNLPPGVPPLLPNPYIMAPGLLHAYPPQVYGYDDLQMLQTRIPLDYYSIPFATPNTALTGRDGSLSNNPYSGDLSKFGRGDASSPAPATTLAQQTQQNQSQTHHNTQQPFLNPALPPGYSYTSLPYYTGVPGLPNTFQYGPAMFPVAPTSSKQHGVNVGVNASATAFQQASGYGSHGYNTGYEDMGQASGSGDFCKGGYGTAVAAAASAQNKQASSVSGPGVGVSVTSSNTGVPDISGSVYTKTQQQQSFEKQQGFHAGTPAASFSLPPALGGGGPINPPAAAGYAPAPFMHILAPHQQPHSQILHHHLQQDGQSGGTGQRSQNASLQQKTQINKSAYNSYNWGAN
- the LOC115176087 gene encoding ubiquitin-associated protein 2-like isoform X2, translating into MMTSVGGNRACGSWEQQTQTGQTQHKQRPQATAEQIRLAQMISDHNDADFEEKVKQLIDITGKDQDESMIALHDCNGDVNRAINVLLEGSPDTDSWEMVGKKKGVSGQKEPGHAETGEEGKENRERGAERDVARRRGGAPRRGRGASRGREFRVQENGLDGGKAAGIAGRGTERGHRGRGRGRGGERERGRRGGRFSAQGMGQIDKGPRYDFSGDERTFNPADYAEPTQTEESYSGGSTWNNTGTLEPEEGPRIEYSAGGEGTNYQPKFDSAPCAWRSVTEEWGTEDWNEDLSETKIFTASSVVSMPLPQENVTITAGQRIDLAVLLGKTSPSSEAEAPGPIEAGQPPSLPQSLVFSNSKQPLSQTTSSSTSYTQHSMVNMLRKGFGEVGDPKGGSTGTTSGSQFLEQFKTAQALAQLAAQQSQTGQPNPTPSSWDTNSAELGQYEIKVQPEPPVHSPFTKRHPYQPTTSVLDAFLPPSSVSSSLPSQSSPSSHMAPPVSALPKMAVPPDSSDAQGSSPLPLQQHKLKQQKKRTSITTKIPAMAVEMPGSADISGLNLQFGALQFGSEPVLQEYDSAPTTTTTPGSQVQNSLYTSPSCEAIPSNPSQIDMYDQRAPQARRFPTPVSSPQKENGFNSIQTHSVEAAAGSAVSVKSASDSATPASVSMATLTDSGSGPVSLLTTSNQLSHCALGHNEDLPPNTMPQHSNSLSTQQKSLPPSQVRTSNTSLMHQSIEDSSLHSSSFPSSVSAVPSSSVLSSSSVVSAAQQISMGAPQPSSVNTVSQSAPSGLGPVSNLVAMGLHTVASMGPPAVASAAMSTGAQAQAIASSASSRSSAVSSGLFTGKAPPNLPPGVPPLLPNPYIMAPGLLHAYPPQVYGYDDLQMLQTRIPLDYYSIPFATPNTALTGRDGSLSNNPYSGDLSKFGRGDASSPAPATTLAQQTQQNQSQTHHNTQQPFLNPALPPGYSYTSLPYYTGVPGLPNTFQYGPAMFPVAPTSSKQHGVNVGVNASATAFQQASGYGSHGYNTGYEDMGQASGSGDFCKGGYGTAVAAAASAQNKQASSVSGPGVGVSVTSSNTGVPDISGSVYTKTQQQSFEKQQGFHAGTPAASFSLPPALGGGGPINPPAAAGYAPAPFMHILAPHQQPHSQILHHHLQQDGQSGGTGQRSQNASLQQKTQINKSAYNSYNWGAN
- the LOC115176087 gene encoding ubiquitin-associated protein 2-like isoform X5; amino-acid sequence: MMTSVGGNRACGSWEQQTQTGQTQHKQRPQATAEQIRLAQMISDHNDADFEEKVKQLIDITGKDQDESMIALHDCNGDVNRAINVLLEGSPDTDSWEMVGKKKGVSGQKEPGHAETGEEGKENRERGAERDVARRRGGAPRRGRGASRGREFRVQENGLDGGKAAGIAGRGTERGHRGRGRGRGGERERGRRGGRFSAQGMGQIDKGPRYDFSGDERTFNPADYAEPTQTEESYSGGSTWNNTGTLEPEEGPRIEYSAGGEGTNYQPKFDSAPCAWRSVTEEWGTEDWNEDLSETKIFTASSVVSMPLPQENVTITAGQRIDLAVLLGKTSPSSEAEAPGPIEAGQPPSLPQSLVFSNSKQPLSQTTSSSTSYTQHSMVNMLRKGFGEVGDPKGGSTGTTSGSQFLEQFKTAQALAQLAAQQSQTGQPNPTPSSWDTNSAELGQYEIKVQPEPPVHSPFTKRHPYQPTTSVLDAFLPPSSVSSSLPSQSSPSSHMAPPVSALPKMAVPPDSSDAQGSSPLPLQQHKLKQQKKRTSITTKIPAMAVEMPGSADISGLNLQFGALQFGSEPVLQEYDSAPTTTTTPGSQVQNSLYTSPSCEAIPSNPSQIDMYDQRAPQARRFPTPVSSPQKENGFNSIQTHSVEAAAGSAVSVKSASDSATPASVSMATLTDSGSGPVSLLTTSNQLSHCALGHNEDLPPNTMPQHSNSLSTQQKSLPPSQVRTSNTSLMHQSIEDSSLHSSSFPSSVSAVPSSSVLSSSSVVSAAQQISMGAPQPSSVNTVSQSAPSGLGPVSNLVAMGLHTVASMGPPAVASAAMSTGAQAQAIASSASSRSSAVSSGLFTGKAPPNLPPGVPPLLPNPYIMAPGLLHAYPPQVYGYDDLQMLQTRIPLDYYSIPFATPNTALTGRDGSLSNNPYSGDLSKFGRGDASSPAPATTLAQQTQQNQSQTHHNTQQPFLNPALPPGYSYTSLPYYTGVPGLPNTFQYGPAMFPVAPTSSKQHGVNVGVNASATAFQQASGYGSHGYNTGVSVTSSNTGVPDISGSVYTKTQQQQSFEKQQGFHAGTPAASFSLPPALGGGGPINPPAAAGYAPAPFMHILAPHQQPHSQILHHHLQQDGQSGGTGQRSQNASLQQKTQINKSAYNSYNWGAN